The following are encoded in a window of Methylocystis rosea genomic DNA:
- a CDS encoding RES family NAD+ phosphorylase: MHSEDIDELKAKRMCFACIGERYLSDEVRSNGKRAKCSYCRKMRRSYSVGDIAERIQTAFEQHYFRTSDQPDDWEYTLLRDRESNYEWERHGEPVVYAIMNAAEIPEEAAQDVQAILEDEHSDFDSAAMGEETEFADESYYEEKQVSDDAWQEEWRNFENALKTEARFFSRTAASHLASVFDRIDGLRTHDGRPLVVDAGPGTDFHRLFRARVFQSDDKLEAALGRPDQHLGPPPAFLAAAGRMNARGISVFYGANDPIAAIAEVRPPVGSRVAVAQLEIIRKLRLLDLTALKDVRLSGSIFDFGFAARLERAQFLRSLSRRITQPVMPDDEPFEYLATQAIADFLATESSLSVDGILFPSVQVAGDVLNVVLFQKSARVAAMDIPKGAEITARTGQLGEDGWEHDYSVIEEVPPVPMETEKKEKDHPWPDFAAIATMPWEAVDSDLRGVTLRILSDSIKVHRVKRVVFDTDEFPVRRHRWEKRKADF; encoded by the coding sequence GTGCATTCAGAGGATATCGACGAGTTGAAAGCGAAGCGGATGTGCTTTGCTTGCATCGGCGAGCGCTACCTAAGCGATGAAGTTCGCTCCAATGGTAAGCGGGCAAAGTGCAGCTATTGCCGCAAGATGCGTCGCTCCTACAGCGTCGGTGATATTGCCGAGCGCATCCAGACGGCGTTCGAGCAGCACTACTTCCGGACGTCGGATCAGCCCGACGACTGGGAATATACCCTATTGCGAGATCGAGAGTCGAACTACGAATGGGAACGGCATGGCGAACCGGTTGTCTACGCGATCATGAACGCTGCTGAAATTCCGGAAGAGGCGGCTCAAGACGTCCAGGCGATTCTAGAGGATGAGCATAGCGACTTTGACAGCGCTGCGATGGGCGAAGAGACAGAATTCGCCGATGAGAGCTACTATGAGGAGAAGCAAGTAAGCGATGACGCTTGGCAAGAGGAATGGCGTAACTTCGAGAACGCTCTAAAAACTGAAGCGCGCTTCTTTAGTCGCACCGCGGCCTCACACTTGGCATCAGTGTTCGATCGCATTGACGGACTGCGCACGCATGATGGCCGACCGCTGGTCGTCGATGCAGGGCCGGGAACAGATTTCCATAGACTGTTTCGTGCACGCGTCTTCCAATCCGACGACAAGCTCGAAGCCGCACTCGGTAGGCCAGATCAGCACCTCGGCCCCCCTCCTGCGTTTTTGGCCGCAGCAGGGCGCATGAATGCGCGCGGCATATCTGTGTTCTACGGCGCTAACGATCCGATAGCGGCTATTGCGGAAGTACGCCCACCCGTCGGTAGCCGGGTCGCCGTCGCGCAACTCGAGATCATCCGGAAGCTGCGGCTCCTTGATTTGACAGCCCTGAAGGATGTGCGGCTTTCGGGTAGCATCTTCGATTTTGGCTTCGCAGCCCGTCTGGAGCGCGCACAATTCTTGCGGTCGCTGAGCCGACGCATCACGCAGCCCGTGATGCCGGACGACGAGCCGTTCGAGTATCTTGCGACGCAAGCTATCGCCGATTTCTTAGCGACGGAATCCTCCTTGTCCGTCGACGGGATACTCTTTCCGTCGGTTCAGGTTGCCGGTGATGTTCTCAATGTCGTGCTGTTTCAAAAATCGGCACGCGTTGCAGCCATGGACATCCCCAAGGGCGCGGAGATCACTGCGCGGACCGGACAACTCGGGGAGGACGGATGGGAACACGATTACTCGGTGATCGAGGAGGTCCCACCGGTGCCCATGGAAACGGAGAAGAAGGAGAAGGACCACCCATGGCCTGATTTCGCCGCGATAGCAACGATGCCCTGGGAGGCGGTCGATTCCGACCTACGCGGAGTGACTCTTCGCATCTTAAGTGACAGCATCAAGGTGCATCGTGTGAAACGCGTCGTATTCGATACGGACGAATTCCCGGTTCGGCGACACAGATGGGAGAAGAGAAAAGCCGACTTCTAA